A region from the Rhodamnia argentea isolate NSW1041297 chromosome 7, ASM2092103v1, whole genome shotgun sequence genome encodes:
- the LOC125315992 gene encoding uncharacterized protein LOC125315992, with the protein MKSVCNLPWVWIGDFNETLCTWEKVGRREAENYGMQSFRELLEDCEMMDIESKGCAFTWSNNREGENVVKKRLDRAICNLAWRVAFPLAKAFAFLAIGLDHSPILLSLTTEKMKRKKSFKFELFWLESKDCGHIVKENWEESDRKGANMAEKLKAVLVALEKWSRKEFPNCKYQIQRLQLELQRITNGRNLPVDRSIQKEITAQTENLWWREEMY; encoded by the coding sequence atgaaatcagTATGTAACCTCCCTTGGGTTTGGATTGGGGACTTCAACGAAACACTTTGCACTTGGGAGAAAGTTGGTAGGAGGGAGGCTGAGAATTACGGGATGCAATCTTTTAGAGAACTACTAGAGGATTGTGAAATGATGGATATCGAGAGTAAGGGATGCGCTTTCACCTGGTCCAACAATAGAGAAGGGGAAAATGTGGTGAAAAAAAGACTAGATAGAGCTATTTGCAATCTTGCCTGGAGGGTTGCTTTTCCATTAGCTAAGGCCTTTGCGTTTCTTGCAATAGGGTTAGATCACAGCCCCATTTTACTTTCCTTAACcactgaaaaaatgaaaaggaagaaatccTTCAAATTTGAATTGTTTTGGCTAGAAAGCAAAGATTGTGGACACATAGTTAAAGAAAACTGGGAGGAATCAGATAGAAAAGGAGCTAATATGGCGGAAAAATTAAAAGCTGTCTTGGTTGCTTTGGAGAAGTGGAGCAGGAAAGAGTTCCCAAATTGCAAGTACCAAATTCAGAGGCTTCAACTTGAGCTCCAGAGGATCACAAATGGTCGTAACTTACCTGTGGATAGAAGTATCCAGAAAGAGATTACTGCTCAAACTGAAAATTTGTGGTGGAGGGAAGAAATGTACTAG